The proteins below are encoded in one region of Streptomyces ficellus:
- a CDS encoding PspC domain-containing protein yields MAALVRPRDGKMIGGVCAALARRFGTSATTMRVIFVASCLLPGPQFLLYLALWILLPSEKAAKPAW; encoded by the coding sequence ATGGCCGCACTTGTCCGCCCTCGTGACGGAAAGATGATCGGCGGAGTGTGCGCGGCGCTGGCTCGGCGCTTCGGCACCTCCGCGACGACGATGCGCGTGATCTTCGTGGCGTCGTGTCTGCTGCCGGGACCGCAGTTCCTGCTCTACCTGGCGCTGTGGATACTGCTGCCGTCCGAGAAGGCCGCCAAGCCGGCCTGGTAG
- a CDS encoding adenosine deaminase, protein MTSQTPDIPTADQIRRAPKVLLHDHLDGGLRPGTIIDLADATGYTSLPEREPDKLGIWFREAADSGSLERYLETFAHTCAVMQTREALVRVAAECAEDLAEDGVVYAEVRYAPEQHLEKGLTLEEVVEAVNEGFRLGERRARESGHRIRVGALLTAMRHAARALEIAELANRYRDNGVVGFDIAGAEAGFPPTRHLDAFEYLKRENNHFTIHAGEAFGLPSIWQALQWCGADRLGHGVRIIDDIQVAEDGTVTLGRLAAYVRDKRVPLELCPTSNLQTGAAASYAEHPIGLLRSLHFRATVNTDNRLMSGTSMSREFELLTETFGYTLDDMQWFTVNAMKSAFIPFDERLAMISDVIKPGYAELKSEWLFRQTVTTSGSVPKTP, encoded by the coding sequence ATGACGAGCCAGACACCCGACATCCCCACCGCGGACCAGATCCGCCGAGCCCCCAAGGTGCTGCTCCACGACCACCTGGACGGCGGTCTGCGCCCCGGCACCATCATCGACCTCGCCGACGCCACCGGCTACACGTCGCTGCCCGAGCGCGAGCCGGACAAGCTCGGCATCTGGTTCCGCGAGGCCGCCGACTCCGGTTCGCTGGAGCGCTACCTGGAGACCTTCGCGCACACCTGCGCCGTCATGCAGACCCGTGAGGCCCTCGTCCGTGTCGCCGCCGAGTGCGCCGAGGACCTCGCCGAGGACGGTGTGGTGTACGCGGAGGTGCGGTACGCCCCGGAGCAGCACCTGGAGAAGGGCCTCACCCTCGAAGAGGTCGTCGAGGCCGTCAACGAGGGGTTCCGCCTCGGGGAGCGCCGCGCCCGCGAGAGCGGCCACCGCATCCGGGTGGGCGCGCTGCTCACCGCCATGCGGCACGCCGCCCGGGCGCTGGAGATCGCCGAACTCGCCAACCGCTACCGGGACAACGGCGTCGTCGGCTTCGACATCGCGGGCGCCGAGGCCGGCTTCCCGCCCACCCGGCACCTCGACGCCTTCGAGTACCTCAAGCGCGAGAACAACCACTTCACCATCCACGCGGGCGAGGCCTTCGGACTGCCGTCCATCTGGCAGGCGCTCCAGTGGTGCGGCGCCGACCGCCTCGGCCACGGCGTGCGCATCATCGACGACATCCAGGTCGCCGAGGACGGCACCGTCACGCTCGGCCGCCTCGCCGCGTACGTACGCGACAAGCGCGTCCCGCTGGAGCTGTGCCCGACCTCCAACCTGCAGACCGGTGCCGCCGCCTCGTACGCCGAGCACCCCATCGGGCTGTTGCGCTCCCTGCACTTCCGGGCCACGGTCAACACCGACAACCGCTTGATGTCGGGCACGAGCATGAGCCGTGAATTCGAGCTGCTGACCGAGACGTTCGGCTACACGCTCGACGACATGCAGTGGTTCACCGTCAATGCGATGAAATCAGCATTCATTCCTTTCGATGAACGGCTGGCGATGATCAGTGACGTGATCAAGCCCGGATATGCCGAGTTGAAGTCCGAATGGCTGTTCCGGCAGACCGTCACGACCAGCGGTTCCGTGCCGAAGACGCCCTGA
- a CDS encoding alpha/beta hydrolase, whose translation MAHHALVGTGGARAPRLGRPVGSSVAAVGGVVLLLPDGEPVSGRGPSPGAHAAAVPLARGLARAGRADGLVAHVVRYRGRGWNGADARLAADARWAVSEVVRRYGDVPVCLAGRGMGGRAALRAAGHTAVNAVLALAPWLPEDDVAAAPEPVKQLAGRRVVVVHGTNDRRTDPELSYRLAERAKKTNRDTCRFEVHSDGHALREHRDEVRALAADFVLGALFGHPFARPLADAFAAPPPLGLRMPLASGFGKARGR comes from the coding sequence ATGGCACACCACGCACTCGTAGGTACGGGAGGGGCGCGGGCGCCCAGGCTGGGCCGGCCCGTCGGGTCGTCCGTCGCGGCGGTGGGCGGCGTGGTGCTGCTCCTGCCGGACGGGGAGCCGGTCTCGGGGCGCGGCCCGTCGCCGGGCGCCCACGCGGCGGCCGTTCCACTGGCCCGCGGCCTGGCGCGCGCCGGCCGGGCGGACGGCCTGGTGGCCCATGTGGTGCGGTACCGGGGGCGCGGCTGGAACGGCGCGGACGCGCGGCTCGCGGCGGACGCGCGGTGGGCGGTCTCGGAGGTCGTACGCCGGTACGGCGACGTCCCGGTCTGCCTCGCCGGGCGCGGCATGGGCGGCCGGGCGGCGCTGCGCGCGGCGGGCCACACGGCCGTCAACGCGGTGCTGGCCCTCGCCCCTTGGCTGCCGGAGGACGACGTGGCGGCGGCACCCGAACCGGTGAAGCAGCTCGCCGGGCGCCGGGTCGTGGTGGTGCACGGCACGAACGACCGCCGTACGGATCCGGAGCTGTCGTACCGGCTGGCGGAGCGCGCGAAGAAGACGAACCGCGACACGTGCCGTTTCGAGGTCCACTCGGACGGCCACGCGCTGCGCGAGCACCGGGACGAAGTGCGCGCGCTGGCCGCCGACTTCGTGCTGGGCGCCCTCTTCGGCCACCCCTTCGCCCGCCCCCTGGCCGACGCCTTCGCCGCTCCCCCGCCCCTGGGCCTGCGGATGCCGCTGGCCTCGGGTTTCGGCAAGGCGCGGGGGCGGTAG
- a CDS encoding LysR family transcriptional regulator: MAHNHSSRKWLSPNSNEEDMGLLLAPRLAYFAAVARHEHVTRAAQDLGVPQSTLSRAVVRLEEDLGVALFARKGRTVSLTPAGRTFLASAERALAEVERSADAVRVDADPSAGRVAFGFLHTMGSETVPGLIRAFRVDHPRVRFTLVQNYGEAMIERLRAGDLDLCLTSPVPDAPDLVARRLDEQRLRLVVPDDHRLAGRKRVRLAEAADETFVTLEPGYGLRRITDALCAEAGFTPRIAFEGEEAETLRGLVAAGLGVALLPPPAVPRPGVVELTVTAPRAAREIGVAWLDGHPDTPPVAAFKRFLLSRRGRLLGEPE, from the coding sequence ATGGCGCATAACCACAGCTCACGGAAGTGGCTGTCACCGAACAGTAACGAAGAAGACATGGGCCTGCTGCTCGCGCCCCGGCTCGCGTACTTCGCGGCGGTGGCCCGTCACGAGCACGTGACGCGCGCCGCGCAGGACCTAGGCGTGCCGCAGTCCACGCTGTCCCGGGCCGTGGTCCGCCTGGAGGAGGACCTCGGGGTCGCGCTGTTCGCCCGCAAGGGCCGCACCGTGTCGCTCACCCCGGCGGGCCGCACCTTCCTGGCCTCCGCCGAGCGGGCGCTCGCGGAGGTGGAGCGGTCCGCCGACGCGGTACGGGTGGACGCCGACCCCTCGGCGGGGCGGGTCGCCTTCGGGTTCCTCCACACCATGGGCTCGGAGACCGTCCCCGGGCTGATCCGCGCCTTCCGGGTCGACCACCCCCGCGTGCGCTTCACGCTCGTCCAGAACTACGGCGAGGCCATGATCGAACGGCTGCGCGCCGGCGACCTGGACCTGTGCCTGACCTCGCCCGTCCCGGACGCCCCCGACCTGGTCGCCCGCCGGCTGGACGAGCAGCGGCTGCGGCTCGTCGTCCCGGACGACCACCGCCTGGCGGGCCGCAAGCGCGTCCGCCTCGCGGAGGCCGCCGACGAAACGTTCGTCACCCTGGAACCCGGCTACGGGCTGCGCCGCATCACCGACGCGCTGTGCGCCGAGGCGGGCTTCACCCCCCGGATCGCGTTCGAGGGCGAGGAGGCCGAGACCCTGCGCGGCCTGGTCGCCGCGGGCCTCGGCGTCGCCCTCCTCCCGCCCCCGGCCGTGCCCCGCCCCGGCGTCGTCGAACTGACCGTCACCGCGCCCCGCGCGGCCCGCGAGATCGGCGTCGCCTGGCTGGACGGCCACCCCGACACCCCACCGGTCGCCGCCTTCAAACGCTTCCTGCTCTCCCGCCGCGGCCGCCTCCTCGGCGAACCGGAGTAG